In Halanaerobiaceae bacterium ANBcell28, the DNA window GTAGGGTATCTTCTTTGACTTTTGAAGAAATTGAAGATTGGATTAAACAAGGAAAAATAAAAGGTGGTATGTTACCAAAAGTAGAAAGCTGTATGGAAGCAGTTAGTAATGGTGTTGTTAGAACACATATATTAAATGGTATGGTTCCACATCCCTTATTATTAGAAATATTTACAGATCAAGGTGTAGGCACAATGATTTTAAAAGATTAGGAAATCAATGATAATTATTCATAATATAATTTAATATATTGACAGAACGGTTTTATATTGATTGAAAAAGACAAAGGAGATGATAATATGCTGATTGAAGAGATTATTCAAAGTGATAAAGACCATTTTATGAACGTGTATAGTGGGCGTTATCCTTTGCTTGTTGATTATGCTAAAGGGATTAAGATATATTCCAAAGATGGCAAGGAATATGATGATTTTTTAGCTGGAATAGGTGTTAATGCATTAGGGTATGGACACCCTGATTTACTGGCAGCTCTGAAAGATCAAATAGAGAAAATAATTCATTGTTCAAATCTTTATTATATAGAGCCTCAATCATATCTTCAGAAAATGCTTTGTGAGAATTCATGTTTTGATAGAATATTTTTTGCTAATAGTGGTTCTGAGGCTAATGAAGGTGCAATAAAGCTTACTAGAAAATATTTCAAGAAAAAAGGAATAGATAAGTTTGAATTTATTACTGCCGATAAATCCTTTCACGGTAGGACGTTGACAACTGTTACAGCTACTGGACAGGATAAATATAAGAAGCCTTTTACTCCTTTACCTCCAGGCTTTAATACTGTTCCATTTAATGATCTTCAAGCAATGGAAGAAGCAATTAATGATAATACAGCAGCTATAATGCTAGAACCAATTCAGGGTGAAGGTGGTGTCTATCCAGCTACTCAAGAGTATTTAGAAGGTGTACGAGAACTCTGTGATAAAAATGATATTTTGTTAATCTTTGATGAAGTGCAATGTGGTATGGGTAGAACAGGTAGCTTATTTGCCTATCAAGATTATAATGTAGAAGCAGATATTATTTCTTTAGCGAAAGGTTTAGGTGGAGGAGTAGCAATAGGAGCATTTCTTGCTAAAGAAAAAGTTGCTCAGGCATTTGAACCGGGAGATCATGGTACTACATTTGGTGGTAATCCACTGGCTACAAGAGCTGCATCAACAGTTGTAGATATACTTCTAAAAGATAACTTTTTAAAGAGTGTAAAAGAAAAAGGTGAATATTTTAAAAATAAATTATTAGCATTAGTTGATAAATATGAAGATCTACTAGAAGTTAGGGGTATGGGCTTAATGCTTGCTTTGCAAATGTCTGATAACATATCTGCAAAAGAGTTAACCATGGAATTGTTTAATAAAGGATTTTTAATTAATGCTGTTCAAGAGCATACTTTACGCTTTTTGCCACCCCTTATAGTAGAAGAAAATGATATTAATAATTTAGTTTATACAATTGATGAATTATTAAGTAAATAGTTAAGGCATAAGTTCCACTTTTTAAGATATAGATTTTACTTAAAAAGTGGAACTTATTTTTATCCTAAATAATTTGTTCATAATTAAGGATCTTTCATAATTAATAATAGCCATTAAAACTTCGTTGTTCAAATTGAAGCGTTATTGATACTAGAGATTTATTAATTTAATTAAAATTTTAAATTTTTTTGCAGGTAAATCTACATACATCGATAAATATATATATAAGGAACCCACATAAGATACTATTTATTTATAAATAAATTTTTATGGAGGGAAAGGTCATGCAAAGGTATATTACAATTACAGGTAATAATATTGATGCTTACCTTAATAATAATTATCTTATATTATTTTCATTAAGGAATTCCAGGATAAAAGCAAAAAAATTAGCTATAATGGAAGTGTACTTTGCATTGTCGTCTCTTGACACTATATTTATAAAAAATGGTCCTTTAGGTGACCTTAAAGGTGTATTTTCTTTTTTTGTACCTAAAGATAGCTTTGATAAATTACATATCTTTTTAAAAAGTATCGGATATTGTGATAAATTTTATATATTAGGTTTTAGAGGAAAATTACCTAAAAACAATTCTGATTTAAAGATAAAAAGTGAATTAATATGGAAAGGAAAGCCTTTTTCAATAAATAATTTCTATGATCAGGATGAGTCTCTTTATCAAGAACATTCGGCAAATAATCGAAAATTTTTAATAAAGGATAATAATAATCAAGAGAAAGAGGTCTTTGGGTATCGTGGTGATGGTAGTGAATTTGGCTGTAGGGCTTTACCAGTTGAAGATGCTAGGTGTTTAATCAATTTATCAGATTTTAATACTTCTCTAAGAATGTTAGATCCATTTGCTGGTGGTGGTGGAATTATATATCAAGCAAAATATATTAAAAAGACAATCGATGTTTATAGTATTGATATAGACCCAGTTCTTGCTCCTGGTCTTCGATATTATGGTTCAAAACATTTTACTGCAAACTCTTCTGAACTTATATTTGCTGATGATTTCTTTGACTCTATTGTTACTGAAGTGCCTTTTTCAAATAAAGCTACTGGGGATATTATAAAAACTATTAAAAATTTAAAAAATTCAATTAATAAAAATGGTTCATTAGTAATGATGTCTAGCTTTGAACAATCTTCAATAATAGCAGATTATATAAATGAGCTTGGTTTTTACCAATATGTTTCACAAAGGATTAATAGGAAAGGTAATGATGTAGTTATAATGGCCTGGTTTAAATCTTTAAATAAATATAAAAATATAGAAGCAATAATAAATCTTATAAAAAATGTTTTTTAGATATGATTTTTGGAGGTGTAGCAATGAATTTAGATAAAAATGAACTAAAAGTACTTCTAGTTGAAGATAATGATAGTGATGCCGGTTTAATAAAACAAATGTTGAATAATGAACAGCTAATTAATTTTAAAGTAGATCATATTAAGGATTTAACGGAAACGCTTAAGATTATAGATAAACATAGATATGATATTATATTATTTAATATTGGATTTTTAGATTCTGATAAATTAGAATATCAAAAAGAATTAACTCAAACTTATAGTATTGGTACTCCTATAATTTTATTGAGTAATGTTGAAAAAGAGGGTTTTGCCTTTGAAGCATTGCGCTCTGGAGCTCAGGATTATCTGCTAAAAAAACAAATATCAGCTAAGAGTCTTATCCAAGCTATAAAGTATGCGATCGAGAGAAACAAATTATTAAAGACTCTTAAAGAGAACTCTTTGATAGATGAGTTGACAGGTCTATATAATCGTAGAGGTTTTTACAATTTATCAGAAAAGCAGGTTAAGAGAGCTTTGAGGCTAAATAGTGATTTTTTAATATTTTACGCAGATATAGACGGTTTGAAAAGAATTAATGATAAATATGGACATCATGAAGGAGATAGAGTTATAAGGGATATGGCTATAATTCTAAAGGAGAGCTTTCGTCAGTCAGACATAATTAGCCGTATTGGTGGAGATGAATTTGTAATTTTAGCTCTTGATACATCCTATGATTCTATAAAAGTAATTCGAAAAAGAATGGAAAAAATCTTAAAAAATTACAATCAAGAAAATAAAAAGCCGTATAGTATTTTTATTAGTATGGGAGCAACTGTATTTTCAGCAAATAAACCTTCTACCGTTAAAGAATTAATAGAAATTGCTGATCAGAACATGTATCAAATAAAGATGATGAATAAAGGAAATCTTGGAATAGGTAGGTAATGACAGTTTGATATAGATAGAGTACTTCATTGCTCTAATTGAATAATTTGCTCTATTTATGCTTCTTCATTTATGAAGGAGCTTTTTTAATGAATAAATTAATGGTAAGTGTTGACAAACTTTTAACTATATTATATTATGTGTATATGAATATAAAAAAAAATTATTCATATACACATAAATTGATGTCTAATATAAACACAAGAAGATTTTATAAATGCTAGTTCATGGGTTTTGCCGGTAGTTAGCTCTCGAAAAAATTACTTAAAACATACAGCTGAAGGTGATAAATATGCCAAGAGGATTTACTGATAACGAAATAAAAAGAATTAAGACCTGGTTAATTAGTGAAGGAGAAAAATTATTTACTAAATATGGTTTAAAGAAGACCTCTATTAAAGATCTAACAGAAAAGGTGGGAATTGCTCAAGGTTCTTTTTATAAATTCTTTTCTTCAAAAGAAGAATTATACTTTGAAATACTTGAAAAAAATGAAGCAGAGATCAAAGAAGAAATTTTAAATGATAAAATACTAAGTGGCCAGGTCAATAAAGAGGTTTTCAGAAATTTTTTAAAAAAAGGCTTTGAAGCTGTTGATAAATATCCACTTATTAAAAATATGTACCAGGGAGACGAATATCAACAGTTATTCAGAAAACTTCCTAAAGAGAAGATGAAAGCCCATATTGAAAATGATACGAATGATTTGAGACCTTTATTAACTTACCTAAAGCAAATGGGTAAGCTGAAAGATTGCGATATAGACGCTGTATCTGGACTTTTACGTAGTCTATTTTTACTTACACTTCATAAAAAGGAAATCGGGGAAGAACATTTCGAAAAAACTATCGATCTTTTTATTGAACTAATTGTAGAAGGTTTGATTATAGAAGAATGATTGTATAAATTAAAATAGTTTAACGTCATAAATATAAGGAGTGGTATAAAATGAAATCAAAAAATATAAAAATAAGTTCTTATTTTCCAACTTCTACAGAAGTGGTTTGGTCTAAATTACAAGAATTCGAAACTTTATCTACCATTACAAAACCCCATATTAGTTTTAAAGCAAAATCTAATAAAAAATTCAAATGGCATGAGGGGAAGAAATATCTTTTCAAACTGAGACTATATAAAATAATACCAGCAGGAGAACATGAAATATATGTAGATAATATAGATAAAGAAAATTATGAAATACAGACTTATGAGAGAAATAAAATTGTTACTACCTGGAACCACTTAATTAAGTTAGAAGGACAAAAGAATGGGAATACACTCTATACTGATTATGTAGAAATATATGCAGGAATATTTACAGGTCTAGTAGCCTGTTGGTCTAGATTTTTTTATAAATGTCGGCAAAAAAAGTGGATAAAAATTTTAGAAGAAAATTAACAATGCATTAATTTAATTAAATGGAGGTTGCTTATAGCAATGGTATGTAAAAAATTAAAAATGGCATGGTGGACAGTTTATGATTTACTTTCAATATTTTACATAGCTCCAAAAGCAAAAATAGCAAATAAGAAAAAAATTAAGGGCATTAAAGAAGAAAAAATAAGTTTTGGAGAACATCCTGATCAATATTTATTGCTAGTTGAGCCAGAAGAGAAAGTAAGGAAGAATAATTTTATATTTTATTTACATGGTGGAGGTTGGAAATTTTATTCACCTATCGGAGCAAGATTTGCTGCTCAATACTTTGCTCAATTAGGATATGTAACTATTTCAGCTGGATATAGGCTTGTACCTGATTATCGCTATCCCAGTCAAATAGAAGATACATTTGAAGGTTTTAAAAGTGCTCTCTCAATTGTTAATAATAGATATTCATCAAATAAAAAAGGAATTGTAATAGGTACTTCAGCTGGTGGTCATTTAGGAGGAGTTTTATTTTATGACCAAAAAAGACAGGAGGAATATGAAATAGATAGTGAAAGAATTAAAGCTTTTGTTTCACATTCTGGTGGATTGAATCTTGACTTATGTAATACACTTATGGGAAAAATGCTTATAAAAGATTTTATGGGGAAATCTAATGATTTTAAAAATGCTGATCCAATTCAAATTATACAAAATATGAGTCATATACCTAAAAAGCAAATATTATGTATCCATGGAGACAAAGATCCTACCTGGGAATATGAAATGACTGAAACTTTTGTTGATTATCTTAGTAATAAGATTGGAAAAGAGTTTGTGGAATTATTTAAGGCAGAGGGAAAACATCATAACGATTTAAGTGGTGGTTTATACTTAAATGATATTAAGGCAAGAGATAGGCTTGAAAACTGGATGGAAGAATTGGAATAAGGAGCTGTGAGTAATGAAAAATAAAGATTTAAATAATGAAAAACATAACACTAGTAAAGAACTAAAGGAAGTTATAAAAGTTAAAAATCTTAGCTTTACTTATCCGGGTAAAAAGGATGAAACCTTGAAGGGTTTTAGCTTCAGTATAAAAAAAGGTGAAATTTTTGGTTTTCTTGGACCTTCTGGGGCAGGAAAGAGTACAACTCAAAAGATTATTACGGGAATCTTAAAAGGATTTCAGGGTGATGTAAATATTTTAGATCAAGATATTAGTAAAGTAAATAACGATTTTTATGAAAATATCGGGGTTTCCTTTGAATTTCCTAATTTGTATCTGCGTTTTACAGCCAGAGAAAATCTTGAATATTTTGCATCATTATATCAGGTTGAGACAGAAGACCCTCTTAAGCTCTTAAAAATTGTAGGCTTAGCAGATTGGGCAGATATGCGAGTTGAGGAGTTTTCCAAAGGTATGAAAATGAGATTGAACTTTTGTAGAGCATTATTAAACAAAGGAGATTTGATATTCCTGGATGAACCTACATCAGGGCTTGATCCTGCCAATGCACGTATAGTTAAGGATATCATTAAAGACTTATCCAGACAGGGCAAAACTGTTTTCTTAACTACTCATGATATGAAAGCAGTTGAAGATGTATGTCACAGAGTTGCTTTTATAGTTGGAGGTAATATTGATATAATTGATTCACCTGATAATTTAAAAAGTAAATATGGAAATAAAAAGCTGGAATTGAGATATAAAGATGGTAAAGAGGTTAAAACAGAATCTTTTGATCTGCCTGCTCTGGGGAAAAATAAAGACTTCTGGAATCTTCTGCAAAAACACGATGCTGAATCTATCCATAGTCAGGAAGCCGATTTAGAAGAAGTCTTTATTAAAGTCACAGGGAGGAAATTGCGATGAGAATATTACAGGCTTTAAAACAAGACTTAAAGTATCAGTTTCGACATGGCTTTTATTATGCTTATATTTTCGTTAGTCTTATCTATATAGCCATTATCTTCTTTGTTCCCTCTGACTATAGAGCATTAGTTGCAGGTATAATAGTATTCTCTGATCCGGCAATGTTAGGATTTTTCTTTATAGGAGCAATAGTGCTACTGGAAAAAGGAGAAAATATTTTTGAAGGTCTTTTTGTCACCCCTCTAAAAGTAAATGAGTTTTTAG includes these proteins:
- a CDS encoding aspartate aminotransferase family protein, which codes for MLIEEIIQSDKDHFMNVYSGRYPLLVDYAKGIKIYSKDGKEYDDFLAGIGVNALGYGHPDLLAALKDQIEKIIHCSNLYYIEPQSYLQKMLCENSCFDRIFFANSGSEANEGAIKLTRKYFKKKGIDKFEFITADKSFHGRTLTTVTATGQDKYKKPFTPLPPGFNTVPFNDLQAMEEAINDNTAAIMLEPIQGEGGVYPATQEYLEGVRELCDKNDILLIFDEVQCGMGRTGSLFAYQDYNVEADIISLAKGLGGGVAIGAFLAKEKVAQAFEPGDHGTTFGGNPLATRAASTVVDILLKDNFLKSVKEKGEYFKNKLLALVDKYEDLLEVRGMGLMLALQMSDNISAKELTMELFNKGFLINAVQEHTLRFLPPLIVEENDINNLVYTIDELLSK
- a CDS encoding diguanylate cyclase response regulator codes for the protein MNLDKNELKVLLVEDNDSDAGLIKQMLNNEQLINFKVDHIKDLTETLKIIDKHRYDIILFNIGFLDSDKLEYQKELTQTYSIGTPIILLSNVEKEGFAFEALRSGAQDYLLKKQISAKSLIQAIKYAIERNKLLKTLKENSLIDELTGLYNRRGFYNLSEKQVKRALRLNSDFLIFYADIDGLKRINDKYGHHEGDRVIRDMAIILKESFRQSDIISRIGGDEFVILALDTSYDSIKVIRKRMEKILKNYNQENKKPYSIFISMGATVFSANKPSTVKELIEIADQNMYQIKMMNKGNLGIGR
- a CDS encoding TetR/AcrR family transcriptional regulator, with the translated sequence MPRGFTDNEIKRIKTWLISEGEKLFTKYGLKKTSIKDLTEKVGIAQGSFYKFFSSKEELYFEILEKNEAEIKEEILNDKILSGQVNKEVFRNFLKKGFEAVDKYPLIKNMYQGDEYQQLFRKLPKEKMKAHIENDTNDLRPLLTYLKQMGKLKDCDIDAVSGLLRSLFLLTLHKKEIGEEHFEKTIDLFIELIVEGLIIEE
- a CDS encoding alpha/beta hydrolase, with protein sequence MVCKKLKMAWWTVYDLLSIFYIAPKAKIANKKKIKGIKEEKISFGEHPDQYLLLVEPEEKVRKNNFIFYLHGGGWKFYSPIGARFAAQYFAQLGYVTISAGYRLVPDYRYPSQIEDTFEGFKSALSIVNNRYSSNKKGIVIGTSAGGHLGGVLFYDQKRQEEYEIDSERIKAFVSHSGGLNLDLCNTLMGKMLIKDFMGKSNDFKNADPIQIIQNMSHIPKKQILCIHGDKDPTWEYEMTETFVDYLSNKIGKEFVELFKAEGKHHNDLSGGLYLNDIKARDRLENWMEELE
- a CDS encoding ABC transporter ATP-binding protein, with product MKNKDLNNEKHNTSKELKEVIKVKNLSFTYPGKKDETLKGFSFSIKKGEIFGFLGPSGAGKSTTQKIITGILKGFQGDVNILDQDISKVNNDFYENIGVSFEFPNLYLRFTARENLEYFASLYQVETEDPLKLLKIVGLADWADMRVEEFSKGMKMRLNFCRALLNKGDLIFLDEPTSGLDPANARIVKDIIKDLSRQGKTVFLTTHDMKAVEDVCHRVAFIVGGNIDIIDSPDNLKSKYGNKKLELRYKDGKEVKTESFDLPALGKNKDFWNLLQKHDAESIHSQEADLEEVFIKVTGRKLR